One window of the Candidatus Zixiibacteriota bacterium genome contains the following:
- a CDS encoding hypothetical protein (Evidence 5 : Unknown function), with amino-acid sequence MKRNGIFLLTILLMVGIFGQASASLVFRYDISGTGVVEGTVKQIQSGQPFFVDVYGTNTDPRTGFGMTFTFSGTGTVTNVTWTDTSTWVDPAFKALQTIFATTYAESWDGDLTDEIIAGEPGDLFNFTGATLNNCFATDGVEHLLLHCGATITLDQAGTFCIDTGVAADPTYNWLFEDPQPTFDGGNSKVCWEVLGQSDVKDRSDLPLPKVYALNQNYPNPFNPTTTIDFALPTASHVKLVVYNLLGQKIKTLVDEQLTAGYKSVTWDGMTDSGSAAASGIYFYKIEANNYANTKKLMLLK; translated from the coding sequence ATGAAGAGAAATGGGATTTTTCTCTTGACGATTTTGTTAATGGTGGGAATCTTCGGGCAGGCCAGTGCCAGCCTGGTTTTCCGGTATGATATTTCCGGAACAGGTGTAGTTGAAGGTACTGTCAAGCAAATTCAATCCGGACAGCCGTTCTTCGTCGATGTTTATGGGACGAATACTGATCCCAGAACCGGATTCGGCATGACTTTCACTTTTTCCGGGACAGGGACGGTCACGAATGTAACCTGGACCGACACCTCGACGTGGGTTGATCCTGCTTTCAAAGCCCTGCAGACCATTTTTGCCACGACCTACGCGGAAAGTTGGGATGGCGATTTGACTGACGAAATAATTGCCGGCGAGCCGGGTGATCTTTTCAATTTTACTGGGGCGACTCTAAATAATTGTTTTGCGACTGACGGGGTTGAGCACCTGCTTCTGCATTGCGGCGCCACCATAACTCTGGATCAGGCCGGCACTTTCTGTATTGATACGGGTGTGGCCGCCGATCCTACATATAATTGGCTTTTCGAAGACCCGCAGCCGACATTTGACGGCGGCAATTCAAAGGTCTGTTGGGAGGTTTTGGGCCAGAGCGATGTCAAGGATCGCTCCGATCTACCGCTTCCCAAAGTCTATGCTTTAAATCAAAACTATCCAAATCCATTCAATCCGACGACGACCATTGATTTTGCTCTGCCGACGGCATCGCACGTGAAACTGGTGGTATATAACCTCCTCGGTCAGAAGATTAAGACCCTGGTTGATGAGCAGTTGACAGCCGGATATAAGTCAGTGACTTGGGATGGGATGACAGACAGTGGTTCCGCGGCGGCT
- a CDS encoding putative Thermitase (Evidence 3 : Putative function from multiple computational evidences; Product type e : enzyme), which translates to MKKGYRKLLKTLFLLMTLTLAATVTEARFNGVIGGARPTVIPGRLEVQFEANVSTGKIARGFGMVNVGVPALDQILDKYHVNEAQQMFPWRNGEKMVAGADNLSQFFEIQFPESVDLSAIISDLSHNSAIRSVSPVWAIPVDVTPNDPNLGNQWYIPKIMAPAAWDSETGSDTAKIAIADTGVLYSHTDLIDKIWVNPGEDIDSDGVVYDTDDLNGVDDDHNGIIDDLIGYDFFTGISGYTCWTGEDCGAVDTDPRDFNGHGTNCAGIAAATTNNGVGGTGIAGGWGGGMGPYRGPRIMCLRVGGSYVNPDNGYETGYVNSANCAQAIDYAAKMGACVLNASWGSSDTPAMRAACNRANDSGMVITHAAGNDGSSTGYSFLDTYQYNGYSVALTVAATGYGDQKSSFSNYGNWIDVSAPGEGIYNTYSNHYSAGYAYLSGTSMAAPCVAGLAALVKSTMPQFGKREIDTLIMYHADTIDYLNPGYELQLGTGRINACSTLSVLPVVKFSAGPTLVGKAPLTVNFTDQSPVTPSSWNWDFGDGGNSALQNPSHQFTHYGLYTVSLTAAPPKGTATRVLKNLVMVTEDTLRPENVHGQPGQQVVVPVYLDNKFQAKSITFPFHLSDSVSCRFDSVSVAGLRTSYFASVTTPTWDENGQRFTVVLRSNLTSGSTYLRPGTGPVMNLYITLLYQPAEGFFKIDTTTLSGRSLKIESIVADYVPAFKAGTVYVSIYQRGDANMNGTINILDVSYIINFLYKGGLPPDPYAGDVNGNGTINILDVSYLISYLYKGGPPPPVN; encoded by the coding sequence ATGAAAAAAGGTTATCGCAAACTCCTGAAGACCTTATTTTTGCTAATGACGCTGACCTTGGCAGCGACAGTTACGGAAGCAAGGTTTAATGGTGTCATCGGGGGCGCCCGGCCGACTGTAATTCCGGGTCGGCTGGAAGTTCAGTTTGAAGCAAATGTAAGTACCGGGAAAATAGCCAGAGGGTTCGGTATGGTGAATGTTGGGGTTCCGGCTCTGGATCAGATTCTCGATAAGTATCATGTCAATGAGGCCCAGCAGATGTTCCCCTGGCGAAATGGCGAAAAAATGGTGGCGGGAGCCGATAATCTGTCCCAGTTTTTCGAGATCCAATTTCCTGAATCAGTCGATCTGAGTGCAATTATAAGTGATTTGTCGCACAATTCGGCTATTCGCTCGGTCTCACCGGTATGGGCGATTCCAGTCGATGTTACGCCGAACGACCCCAATCTGGGCAATCAGTGGTATATTCCGAAAATCATGGCGCCGGCCGCTTGGGACAGCGAAACCGGGTCGGATACCGCCAAAATCGCTATCGCCGATACCGGCGTCCTTTACAGCCATACCGATCTCATAGATAAAATCTGGGTCAATCCCGGTGAGGATATTGACAGTGATGGCGTGGTTTATGATACCGACGACCTTAATGGTGTCGATGATGATCATAACGGCATTATTGACGATTTAATTGGCTATGATTTCTTCACCGGTATCAGCGGCTATACCTGCTGGACCGGGGAAGACTGTGGCGCGGTCGATACCGATCCCAGGGATTTTAACGGCCACGGGACAAATTGTGCCGGAATTGCGGCGGCGACGACTAATAATGGTGTCGGCGGCACCGGAATAGCTGGCGGTTGGGGAGGCGGAATGGGACCATATAGAGGGCCCCGCATTATGTGCCTGCGGGTTGGGGGGTCATATGTAAATCCCGACAATGGGTATGAAACCGGCTACGTCAATTCGGCCAATTGCGCCCAGGCAATAGACTATGCGGCCAAAATGGGCGCCTGCGTCCTAAATGCAAGCTGGGGATCGAGCGATACTCCGGCGATGCGCGCCGCCTGCAATCGGGCCAATGATTCCGGCATGGTCATCACTCATGCGGCGGGCAACGACGGTTCCTCGACCGGGTACAGTTTCCTGGACACTTATCAGTATAATGGGTATTCGGTTGCCCTGACGGTAGCGGCCACGGGATACGGCGATCAAAAGAGCAGTTTTTCAAATTATGGAAACTGGATCGACGTTTCGGCGCCGGGGGAAGGAATATATAACACTTATTCCAACCATTATTCAGCCGGTTATGCTTACCTTAGCGGGACATCGATGGCGGCTCCCTGTGTGGCTGGTCTGGCCGCCCTGGTCAAGTCGACTATGCCGCAGTTCGGAAAAAGAGAAATAGATACTTTGATAATGTATCACGCCGATACCATTGATTATCTCAATCCGGGATATGAGTTACAATTGGGAACAGGGAGAATCAATGCCTGTTCGACTCTGTCGGTTCTGCCGGTGGTGAAATTTTCCGCCGGACCGACTTTAGTCGGTAAAGCCCCTCTGACGGTCAATTTTACCGACCAATCGCCGGTTACGCCGTCATCATGGAATTGGGATTTCGGCGACGGCGGTAACTCCGCCTTGCAGAATCCCAGCCACCAATTTACTCACTATGGGCTTTATACCGTCTCTCTTACGGCCGCACCGCCCAAGGGAACGGCGACACGGGTGCTTAAGAATTTGGTGATGGTCACGGAAGATACGCTTCGGCCGGAGAATGTCCACGGCCAGCCGGGCCAGCAAGTTGTAGTGCCGGTCTATCTGGACAATAAGTTCCAGGCCAAGTCGATTACTTTTCCGTTCCACCTGTCCGATTCGGTCAGTTGTCGCTTCGACTCCGTTTCCGTTGCCGGCCTTCGCACTTCTTATTTTGCGAGTGTTACGACCCCTACCTGGGATGAAAATGGCCAGAGATTCACGGTGGTGTTGCGTTCCAATCTGACCTCGGGCTCGACCTATCTTCGCCCGGGGACCGGTCCGGTGATGAATCTCTATATTACGCTGTTATATCAGCCGGCCGAGGGATTTTTTAAGATTGATACGACCACGTTATCGGGACGCAGTTTGAAAATCGAATCGATTGTCGCCGATTACGTGCCGGCTTTTAAAGCCGGAACCGTTTATGTTTCGATATATCAGCGCGGCGACGCTAATATGAATGGAACTATAAACATTCTGGATGTATCTTACATAATAAATTTCCTTTATAAAGGGGGTCTGCCGCCGGATCCATATGCCGGGGACGTCAATGGCAATGGCACAATTAACATCCTCGATGTTTCTTATTTAATTTCGTATCTCTATAAGGGAGGTCCGCCGCCACCCGTAAATTAA